One Mustela nigripes isolate SB6536 chromosome 5, MUSNIG.SB6536, whole genome shotgun sequence DNA segment encodes these proteins:
- the APOM gene encoding apolipoprotein M: MFHQIWAALLYLCGILLNSIYQCPEYSQLTSQGVDGKEFPEPHLGRWYFIAGAAPTKEELVTFDAVDNIVFNMATGSAPMKLQLRATIRMKNGLCVPRKWIYHLTEESTDLRTEGRPDMKTKLFSSSCPGGIMLKESGQGYQRFLLYNRSPHPPEKCVKEFQSLTSCLDFKAFLETPRNQEACELSSN; encoded by the exons ATGTTCCACCAAATATGGGCAGCTCTGCTCTACCTCTGTGGTATTCTCCTTAACTCCATCTACCAGTGCCCTGAGTACAGTCAACTGACATCTCAGGGAGTGGATGGGAAAGAG TTCCCAGAACCACACCTGGGCAGGTGGTACTTTATCGCAGGGGCAGCTCCCACCAAGGAGGAGTTGGTGACTTTTGACGCTGTGGACAACATTGTCTTCAACATGGCTACAGGCTCTGCCCCCATGAAGCTCCAGCTTCGCGCTACCATCCGCAT GAAAAATGGACTCTGTGTGCCCCGGAAATGGATCTACCACCTGACTGAGGAGAGCACAGATCTTAGAACTGAAG GCCGCCCTGACATGAAGACCAAGCTCTTCTCCAGCTCATGCCCTGGTGGAATCATGCTGAAAGAGTCGGGCCAGGGTTACCAGCGCTTCCTCCTCTACA ATCGCTCACCACACCCTCCTGAGAAGTGTGTGAAGGAATTCCAGTCCCTGACCTCCTGCCTGGACTTCAAGGCCTTCTTAGAGACTCCCAGGAATCAAG aGGCCTGCGAGCTGTCCAGTAACTGA